A portion of the Corynebacterium occultum genome contains these proteins:
- the msrB gene encoding peptide-methionine (R)-S-oxide reductase MsrB has product MTDFTPISDEEWRKKLTPEEFHVLRQAGTEPPHVGEYTSTTTEGVYRCRACGEELFRSTEKFEAHCGWPSFFSPLAGDKIIEREDNSLGMRRVEVLCAKCGSHMGHVFGGEGYDTPTDLRYCINSISLTLDEKPIEG; this is encoded by the coding sequence ATGACTGACTTCACCCCGATCTCCGATGAGGAGTGGCGCAAGAAGCTCACTCCGGAAGAATTCCATGTGCTCCGCCAAGCAGGCACCGAGCCGCCCCATGTCGGTGAATACACCAGCACCACCACTGAAGGTGTCTACCGCTGTCGCGCCTGCGGCGAGGAGCTCTTCCGCTCCACCGAGAAGTTTGAGGCCCACTGTGGCTGGCCCTCCTTCTTCTCCCCGCTCGCCGGTGACAAGATCATCGAGCGGGAGGACAACAGCCTGGGTATGCGCCGCGTTGAGGTGCTCTGCGCGAAGTGCGGTTCCCACATGGGTCATGTGTTCGGTGGAGAGGGCTATGACACCCCCACGGATCTGCGCTACTGCATCAACTCCATCAGCCTGACCCTGGATGAGAAGCCGATCGAGGGTTAA
- the hemQ gene encoding hydrogen peroxide-dependent heme synthase gives MGKINFEELNKVQRYTQWATFRAIPGALGKERAEIITQAREFFAGLEEQGDVTVRGIYDLSGLRAEADFMIWWHAEEFQELQQAFSAFRRDTALGQLSEAFWIGNALHRPAEFNKSHLPSFIMGEEPQEWITVYPFVRSYEWYLLDPQDRRRILSEHGKAARDYPDVRANTVPAFALGDYEWLLAFEGPKLDRIVDLMYKMRYTEARLHVREELPFFTGRRVADVAELIEVLP, from the coding sequence GTGGGCAAAATCAATTTCGAGGAACTCAACAAGGTTCAGCGCTACACCCAGTGGGCCACCTTCCGGGCGATCCCCGGCGCCCTGGGCAAGGAACGTGCCGAGATCATCACCCAGGCCCGCGAGTTTTTCGCCGGCCTGGAGGAACAGGGTGATGTCACCGTCCGTGGCATCTACGACCTCTCCGGCCTGCGCGCCGAGGCGGACTTCATGATCTGGTGGCATGCCGAGGAATTCCAGGAGCTTCAGCAGGCCTTCAGTGCCTTCCGTCGTGACACCGCGCTGGGTCAGCTCAGTGAGGCCTTCTGGATCGGCAACGCACTGCACCGGCCGGCGGAGTTCAATAAGTCTCACCTGCCCTCCTTCATCATGGGTGAGGAGCCCCAGGAGTGGATCACCGTCTACCCCTTCGTCCGCTCCTATGAGTGGTATCTGCTGGATCCGCAGGACCGTCGCCGGATCCTCTCCGAGCACGGCAAGGCCGCCCGCGACTACCCGGATGTCCGCGCCAACACCGTCCCCGCCTTCGCGCTGGGTGACTATGAATGGCTGCTGGCCTTCGAGGGGCCGAAGCTCGACCGCATCGTCGACCTGATGTACAAGATGCGCTATACCGAGGCACGTCTGCACGTCCGGGAGGAACTGCCTTTCTTCACGGGGCGTCGCGTCGCCGATGTCGCTGAGCTGATCGAGGTCCTGCCCTAA
- a CDS encoding DUF3000 domain-containing protein: protein MINSDASSKLRSTSGSADSGVSDEGTPKVFSDAVESMHTATLRPEISVGTIRPPQRLAPFSHAIGLEIMREEPEDIPTDTEGDAFGRLILLHDPQADDAWSGSMRLVAYIQADMDSAVASDPLLPDVAWQWLNEGLAQGAADYTNLGGTVTSTASVRFGDIGGPPRAYQLELRASWTATVNDLAPHVEAFAHVLAHVAGLPPEGVTELGRG from the coding sequence GTGATCAACTCCGATGCCTCCTCGAAGCTGCGGTCGACCTCAGGCTCCGCCGATTCCGGTGTCTCCGATGAGGGGACCCCCAAGGTGTTTTCCGATGCCGTGGAATCCATGCATACTGCCACGCTGCGTCCGGAGATCTCGGTCGGCACGATCCGCCCGCCACAACGTCTGGCACCCTTCAGCCATGCCATCGGTCTGGAGATCATGCGGGAGGAACCGGAGGACATCCCCACCGACACTGAAGGTGATGCCTTCGGCCGCCTGATTCTGCTGCATGATCCGCAGGCCGATGATGCCTGGTCCGGGTCGATGCGTCTGGTCGCCTACATCCAGGCTGACATGGACAGTGCGGTGGCCTCTGATCCCCTGCTCCCGGATGTAGCCTGGCAGTGGCTGAATGAAGGGCTGGCTCAGGGGGCGGCGGACTACACCAACCTGGGTGGCACGGTCACCTCCACCGCTTCGGTGCGGTTCGGTGATATCGGGGGCCCGCCGCGGGCCTACCAGCTGGAGCTACGGGCCTCCTGGACCGCCACTGTCAATGATCTGGCCCCCCATGTGGAGGCTTTCGCCCATGTCCTGGCGCATGTGGCGGGTCTGCCCCCGGAGGGTGTGACGGAACTGGGCCGTGGCTAG
- a CDS encoding HRDC domain-containing protein, translated as MSIPLTSPREGIPPLLATPEEISAAAEQLSAGRGPIAIDTERASGFRYDDRAFLIQLRRQGSGTLLIDPEPYREDLGGLLGPAINGRDWIIHAAPSDLPCLAWLGLYPGRIFDTELAGRMAGLEHVNLAAMIELLLDQSLTKGHGAEDWSQRPLPDGWLNYAALDVELLLELAEAMTELLDSQGKLEWAEQEFEYIRAGHQDIEAPPELGWRDTKGVSTLTTPEQLLIARELWLERDSIAYEEDRAVSRILANKVLIEVARHTPKNERELRQIKGFPFRRPGVARWCFDIIQQARATPRNTWPTRIRPPRGIPSRRTWQTEFPESWERFTQTREKVDALSLELQIPSENLIRPAALRTAVWESTEGKQSNSPADLIALLQDQEVRPWQIELVTPLLNDALFPRT; from the coding sequence ATGTCTATCCCATTAACCTCTCCGCGGGAGGGAATCCCCCCACTTCTGGCCACTCCGGAAGAAATCTCCGCCGCCGCCGAGCAACTCTCGGCGGGCAGAGGCCCCATCGCCATTGACACCGAGCGTGCCTCGGGTTTTCGTTATGACGACCGGGCCTTCCTCATTCAGCTGCGCCGCCAGGGCAGCGGCACTCTGCTGATAGACCCGGAACCTTATCGGGAGGATCTGGGTGGCCTGCTCGGCCCGGCCATCAACGGCCGGGACTGGATCATCCATGCCGCCCCCTCCGACCTGCCCTGCCTGGCTTGGCTGGGGCTCTACCCGGGTCGGATCTTCGACACTGAGCTGGCTGGCAGGATGGCCGGCCTGGAACATGTGAACCTGGCCGCCATGATTGAGCTGCTGTTGGATCAGAGCCTGACCAAGGGGCATGGTGCCGAGGACTGGTCCCAACGTCCGCTGCCGGATGGTTGGCTCAATTATGCGGCCCTGGATGTGGAGCTGCTGCTGGAACTGGCGGAAGCCATGACCGAGCTGTTGGACTCCCAGGGCAAGCTGGAGTGGGCGGAGCAGGAATTCGAGTACATCCGGGCCGGGCACCAGGATATTGAGGCCCCACCGGAGTTAGGATGGCGGGACACCAAGGGGGTGAGCACCCTGACCACCCCGGAGCAGCTGCTGATTGCCAGAGAGCTGTGGCTGGAACGGGATTCCATCGCCTATGAGGAAGACCGCGCGGTCAGTCGGATCCTGGCCAATAAGGTCCTGATCGAAGTTGCCCGCCATACCCCGAAAAATGAACGGGAGCTACGCCAGATCAAGGGTTTCCCCTTCCGCCGGCCCGGGGTCGCCCGCTGGTGCTTCGACATCATCCAGCAGGCCCGAGCCACCCCGCGCAACACCTGGCCCACCAGGATCCGACCACCCCGCGGTATCCCCTCCCGGCGGACCTGGCAGACGGAGTTCCCGGAGTCCTGGGAACGGTTCACCCAGACCCGGGAAAAAGTCGATGCGCTCAGCCTGGAGCTGCAGATACCCAGCGAAAATCTGATCCGCCCCGCGGCACTGCGCACCGCGGTGTGGGAGAGCACCGAAGGGAAACAGTCCAACTCCCCCGCGGACCTGATAGCCCTGCTCCAGGACCAGGAGGTGCGCCCCTGGCAGATCGAACTGGTGACACCACTGCTTAACGACGCCCTCTTCCCCCGCACCTAA